A stretch of the Cydia strobilella chromosome 23, ilCydStro3.1, whole genome shotgun sequence genome encodes the following:
- the LOC134751869 gene encoding uncharacterized protein LOC134751869, translating to MFGRPRCREYTPLATQQLRLRSLIQIVGYNIRPPEGCLYQCSFYLTLHHTTMSAPFYTSERICSPHPKWKEIDSEITHHMTSTNVVIRIWCHMLPPNKDYEETDRPDTVIQTWGVYFTGLRYLGANLALNFTSDCFKSNTLVFQMHGGYFCSYKSLKLDIIPPENEIEHSSLSSDSSGKTKTLESRSIQNHKAKSRSISPSKYSRRTDKEYSKSHSPVERGFKQNFPTIKNSASLNIGQSSRDFKERSEERKLDPNLIYEHSPESDVNCDNLSKNTSKEDISENKIDLSETAENYDLRNESDVPKYRYHALSFLKSEIRPSYNSDKLQKLHILQYSIKKKQEAVQDIKEKIYKNSALTSSLTDEFGDEVRLKSKSQRNLFSPDDDVENIVKNGKVKDEKPVSNGPRLALKLNDLLSFKSKPSPFQRAEHVRLTKQIEILRFKRILLADERDSKLANIRRLKETHAKLCEENQDLGLELMQGYHSLSRRTDRLKEQRQSAAALRELAARAHRELAAHSDSLLQQLAQIFYIEQVDQTTWKICDVPLPVCSDGGRPSVAADAVAAGFAAQAVVLTAAILNLPLRYKITLLGSATKILDITPDLPDPNIPLFARGGDATLFRYAMFLLNKCIAQLLWARGLPVTDMRPTLANLQRLMITPHNSNDTAKLFGTYRWLPDNRCSQTQSLRSLVASDRGKYRQFNRFKDSVDGQSPQAVMTLSRHRQSRSVGSYNDDQEAPALDQSTTSIMGSEPNIYNTKLSHVASEPPKLMKTHNSDSEILRHTTENEKVIFTLGEDCYNDIKSDRLVKLSSNNEDSHDVKKICSEIKDFCDKDEEGLDIVKHLEGNVNIDIAKYMEEKRVSVVSENCDDCDVCDVSCAKVTDVIVIPSAEALLDTGQEADVEKE from the exons ATGTTTGGGAGACCCAGATGTAGGGAATATACGCCTCTAGCCACCCAACAGTTACGACTTCGGAGTCTTATACAG aTTGTAGGCTACAATATCCGGCCGCCCGAAGGCTGCCTATACCAGTGCAGTTTCTACCTGACGCTCCACCATACTACCATGTCTGCACCATTCTACACCAGCGAAAGAATCTGCTCTCCGCATCCCAAATGGAAGGAGATTGATTCCG aaattaCTCATCATATGACGTCAACGAATGTAGTCATACGTATCTGGTGTCATATGCTACCACCGAACAAAGATTACGAAGAAACAGACCGACCAGACACTGTCATTCAGACCTGGGGCGTATACTTCACGGGTCTAAGGTATTTAGGGGCCAATTTAGCATTAAATTTCACTTCAGACTGCTTTAAAAGCAATACCCtagtttttcaaatgcatgGTGGATACTTTTGCTCATACAAAAGTCTCAAACTAGATATCATTCCACCGGAGAACGAGATAGAACATAGCTCGCTATCTTCAGATTCCTCCGGTAAGACTAAAACACTGGAATCTAGATCTATACAGAATCATAAAGCGAAATCTAGATCAATATCACCAAGTAAATATTCTAGACGGACGGATAAAGAGTATTCGAAAAGCCATAGTCCGGTTGAAAGGGGATTTAAACAGAATTTTCCTACTATTAAAAACTCAGCGAGTTTAAATATAGGACAGAGTAGTAGAGATTTCAAAGAGAGGAGCgaggaaagaaaattagatCCGAATTTAATATATGAACATTCACCGGAAAGTGATGTGAACTGTGATAATTTATCTAAGAACACTTCGAAAGAAGATATATCAGAGAATAAAATAGATTTGAGTGAGACCGCTGAAAATTATGATCTAAGGAATGAATCGGATGTACCAAAGTATCGGTATCATGCTTTAAGCTTTTTGAAATCTGAAATCAGACCGAGTTATAATTCGGATAAGTTACAGAAGTTGCATATATTGCAGTATTCTATTAAGAAAAAGCAGGAAGCTGTGCAagatataaaagaaaaaatatataaaaattcagCGTTGACGAGTAGTTTAACTGATGAGTTTGGTGATGAAGTGAGATTAAAAAGCAAGTCCCAAAGGAATTTGTTTTCTCCGGATGACGATGTGGAGAATATTGTGAAGAATGGTAAGGTTAAGGATGAGAAGCCTGTTTCTAATGGACCGAGGCTGGCGTTGAAGTTGAATGATCTCCTATCTTTTAAG tcAAAACCATCGCCCTTCCAAAGGGCAGAGCATGTGAGGCTAACGAAGCAGATAGAAATATTGCGGTTCAAGCGAATATTACTGGCGGATGAGAGAGATAGCAAGCTAGCTAATATACGGAGGCTGAAAGAGACGCATGCTAAGCTGTGCGAGGAAAATCAGGATTTAG GTCTAGAACTAATGCAGGGTTACCACAGCCTGTCCCGACGGACAGACCGATTAAAAGAGCAGCGGCAATCTGCAGCCGCCCTACGAGAGCTCGCCGCACGCGCACATAGAGAATTGGCTGCACATAGCGACTCGCTATTGCAACAGTTGGCGCAGATATTCTACATCGAACAG GTGGACCAGACGACGTGGAAAATCTGCGATGTGCCCCTCCCAGTCTGTTCTGATGGAGGTCGGCCCTCCGTCGCGGCGGACGCCGTGGCGGCCGGGTTCGCGGCACAGGCTGTCGTGCTGacggccgccatcttgaatttacCCTTACGATATAAAATAACCTTGTTGGGCTCGGCGACCAAAATATTGGACATCACGCCGGATTTACCAGACCCAAA CATACCCCTATTCGCCCGAGGCGGCGACGCGACGCTGTTCCGCTACGCCATGTTTTTGCTAAACAAGTGCATAGCTCAATTGTTATGGGCGAGAGGCCTCCCCGTCACCGATATGAGGCCTACTCTCGCTAATCTACAGAGATTGATGATTACACCTCATAATTC GAACGACACTGCAAAACTGTTTGGCACGTATCGCTGGCTTCCTGACAACCGATGCTCGCAAACGCAGAGTTTGAGAAGCCTTGTAGCGTCAGATAGAGGGAAATATAGGCAGTTCAACAGGTTTAAG GACTCCGTCGACGGCCAATCACCTCAAGCCGTGATGACGCTGAGTCGACACCGACAATCTAGAAGCGTTGGAAGTTATAACGATGATCag gAAGCACCCGCTTTAGACCAATCAACAACGTCCATAATGGGAAGCGAACCAAACATCTATAACACAAAACTGTCCCACGTTGCCTCAGAACCACCAAAACTGATGAAAACCCACAACTCTGACTCCGAAATACTTCGTCATACAACAGAAAACGAAAAAGTCATATTCACTTTAGGCGAAGATTGCTACAACGATATAAAATCTGACAGACTTGTCAAACTATCAAGCAATAACGAGGATAGTCACGATGTCAAAAAAATATGCTCAGAAATTAAAGATTTCTGTGACAAAGACGAAGAAGGCTTAGATATAGTTAAACATCTTGAAGGTAATGTGAATATAGATATAGCTAAATATATGGAGGAGAAAAGAGTTAGTGTAGTCAGTGAGAATTGTGACGATTGTGACGTTTGTGACGTATCGTGTGCCAAAGTGACTGACGTTATTGTGATACCTAGTGCGGAAGCCCTTTTGGATACAGGACAGGAAGCGGATGTGGAGAAGGAGTGA
- the LOC134751889 gene encoding pro-resilin-like produces the protein MRIFLACTLMAVTALAEPPVDNRYLPPQQDLNGGFSPPSQSYGAPSGVPRQTDAVFGQRTSSTPNSRSSRPSNQYGPAQGRQPSSQYLPPQGRAQQPSNQYGPPQSRAQQPSNQYGPPQGRAQQPSNQYGPPSSRAQQPSNQYGPPQARGPSNQYAPQSRAQQPSSQYGPPQSRAQAPSNQYGPPQSRSQQPSNQYGPPNQDNNQFRSQPSSQYGAPAFGQARQSNQYSGQGRSPSNQYLPPNQSARQPSTEYGAPGFGTPSQEYGAPNGGQQFNQGGNFGDAQSRQYSSPDARGYGGDDDGSNGEPANYSFEYMVKDDESGNDFGHRESRMGDRAEGLYYVLLPDGRKQTVEYEADQDGYKPRISYEDTGAGAGAGAAGYDSNAQAFGQDGGGY, from the exons atatTCCTAGCGTGTACGTTGATGGCGGTGACAGCATTAGCCGAACCTCCTGTGGACAACAG ATACCTCCCACCTCAGCAGGACTTAAATGGTGGCTTTTCACCCCCGTCGCAAAGCTATGGAGCTCCTAGTGGCGTCCCTAGGCAAACAGATGCCGTATTTGG ACAACGCACATCATCAACTCCCAACTCCCGTTCCTCTCGACCTTCTAACCAATATGGACCTGCACAAGGCAGACAGCCGTCCAGCCAATACTTACCACCTCAGGGCAGGGCTCAACAACCCTCTAACCAGTATGGCCCTCCTCAAAGCAGAGCTCAACAACCATCAAATCAATATGGCCCTCCTCAAGGCAGAGCTCAGCAACCGTCAAATCAATATGGTCCTCCATCAAGCAGGGCTCAGCAACCTTCGAACCAATACGGCCCTCCACAAGCTAGAGGCCCCTCTAACCAATACGCACCGCAATCCAGAGCTCAGCAACCATCTAGCCAATACGGTCCTCCTCAATCCAGGGCCCAAGCACCTTCTAATCAATACGGCCCTCCTCAATCTCGATCTCAGCAGCCTTCCAATCAATATGGACCTCCCAACCAAGACAACAACCAATTCCGCTCTCAACCTTCAAGCCAATACGGTGCTCCTGCATTCGGCCAAGCCAGACAGTCTAACCAATACTCTGGTCAGGGCAGGTCTCCTTCGAACCAGTATTTGCCTCCTAACCAGAGTGCTAGGCAACCGTCTACTGAATATGGGGCACCTGGATTTGGAACTCCTTCTCAGGAGTATGGAGCGCCTAATGGAG GTCAGCAGTTCAACCAGGGTGGCAACTTCGGAGACGCTCAGAGCAGGCAGTACTCTTCTCCCGATGCGAGAGGATATGGTGGGGATGACGATGGCAGCAATGGC GAGCCTGCAAACTACAGCTTCGAATACATGGTGAAAGACGACGAGTCTGGCAACGATTTTGGCCACCGCGAGTCGAGGATGGGTGACCGTGCTGAGGGACTCTACTACGTGTTACTTCCTGATGGCAGGAAACAG ACCGTTGAATACGAAGCAGACCAGGACGGTTATAAGCCAAGAATCTCCTACGAAGACACCGGCGCCGGCGCAGGCGCTGGCGCCGCTGGCTATGACTCCAACGCGCAAGCTTTCGGACAAGATGGCGGCGGATATTAA